The Kineothrix sp. MB12-C1 genome includes a window with the following:
- a CDS encoding Rpn family recombination-promoting nuclease/putative transposase: MTKNFQELDLSNAFLFAVTMQDAETCRMILEIILQQPISKVKVQVEHSILYSTDFRSVRLDVYASDEVQVDYNLEMQNEKEDNLVKRSRYYQAQMDVASLKPGERIDDLKPNYIIFICAFDPFNKGLYRYTFENRCRERDFPLEDGAIKIFLNTKGKNVEEVPEVLKNFLQYLENSTDKCAADLQDQTIDQLHAKVTAIKRNREWEGRYMTFEELLQKREKTGREEGRTEGFEQKQEEMLRLIRCMTDDGKSDQISRLASDPAFFQKMYEKYITLKS; the protein is encoded by the coding sequence ATGACGAAGAATTTTCAGGAACTAGATTTGAGCAATGCCTTTTTATTTGCAGTGACGATGCAGGATGCGGAGACCTGCCGCATGATATTGGAGATTATTTTACAACAGCCTATTTCTAAGGTTAAGGTTCAGGTAGAACATAGTATTTTATATAGTACAGACTTTCGGAGTGTACGTTTGGATGTGTATGCCAGTGATGAGGTACAAGTGGACTATAACTTAGAGATGCAGAATGAAAAGGAAGACAACCTCGTCAAGAGAAGCCGGTATTATCAGGCGCAGATGGATGTTGCTTCTTTGAAGCCGGGTGAGCGTATTGATGACTTAAAACCCAATTACATTATTTTTATCTGCGCATTCGATCCGTTCAACAAAGGACTTTATCGTTATACCTTTGAGAATCGTTGTAGAGAACGTGACTTTCCGTTGGAGGATGGTGCCATTAAGATTTTCCTTAATACGAAGGGGAAAAATGTGGAGGAGGTTCCAGAGGTATTAAAGAACTTCCTGCAATATCTGGAAAATAGTACGGATAAATGCGCAGCAGATTTGCAGGACCAAACAATCGATCAACTGCATGCTAAGGTTACCGCGATTAAAAGGAATAGAGAATGGGAGGGACGTTATATGACATTTGAAGAGTTACTCCAAAAGAGAGAAAAGACAGGCCGTGAAGAAGGCCGAACAGAGGGATTTGAACAAAAGCAGGAGGAAATGCTGCGATTGATCCGCTGTATGACGGATGATGGAAAGTCAGATCAGATATCCAGACTCGCAAGTGATCCCGCTTTCTTCCAGAAAATGTACGAAAAATATATTACTTTAAAATCTTAA
- a CDS encoding type II toxin-antitoxin system PemK/MazF family toxin — protein sequence MTTEIAQGDILSVERINTPILVVSKTFFNRTEQVIACPVLRSASEDPLHIPIIAMDMQGIALCEQMKLLDLRIRGYKKLTELKMEDVMNITDAIQGIFDYYPFGK from the coding sequence ATGACGACTGAGATTGCACAAGGGGATATTCTTTCAGTTGAAAGAATCAATACTCCGATATTGGTTGTGAGTAAAACATTTTTTAATCGAACAGAGCAGGTTATTGCATGCCCCGTTTTGAGAAGTGCATCTGAAGATCCATTACACATACCGATTATTGCAATGGATATGCAAGGGATTGCTTTATGTGAACAGATGAAATTACTGGATTTACGGATTCGAGGATATAAAAAGTTAACCGAATTGAAAATGGAAGACGTTATGAATATAACAGATGCTATACAGGGTATTTTTGATTATTATCCATTCGGAAAATAA
- a CDS encoding AbrB/MazE/SpoVT family DNA-binding domain-containing protein produces the protein MITQVKAWGNGQGVRFSKELLDTIGVRVDEFLDVQIKDGSIILSKTFKHKTLEERTAEFQGKIGSYEEFSWGELEGREQW, from the coding sequence ATGATAACACAGGTAAAAGCTTGGGGAAATGGGCAAGGTGTGAGATTTTCAAAAGAATTGCTAGATACAATAGGAGTTCGTGTCGATGAGTTTCTTGATGTTCAGATTAAGGATGGAAGTATAATTCTATCTAAGACATTCAAGCATAAGACATTAGAGGAGAGAACTGCAGAATTCCAGGGGAAAATAGGTTCTTATGAAGAATTTTCATGGGGAGAGCTGGAAGGAAGGGAACAATGGTAA
- a CDS encoding ATP-grasp fold amidoligase family protein: MWVDVDRFNKHKRNVYNMNWELQNWNQRGYGNTKFTIKRPENFEQMIDIARRLAGGFSHVRVDLYNVEGKIYFGEMTFTNGSGFEEIVPASADLMLGHLWKLNMTLSN; the protein is encoded by the coding sequence GTGTGGGTAGATGTAGATCGTTTTAATAAACATAAGAGAAATGTATACAACATGAACTGGGAATTGCAAAATTGGAATCAGAGAGGTTATGGAAATACTAAATTTACAATAAAGCGTCCTGAAAACTTTGAACAGATGATAGATATTGCTAGAAGATTAGCAGGAGGTTTTTCGCATGTAAGGGTTGATTTATACAATGTTGAAGGAAAAATCTATTTTGGTGAAATGACATTTACAAATGGAAGTGGATTTGAGGAGATTGTACCTGCTTCTGCAGATTTAATGCTTGGACATCTTTGGAAGTTAAATATGACACTGTCAAATTAG
- the adhE gene encoding bifunctional acetaldehyde-CoA/alcohol dehydrogenase, with protein sequence MSNKLQQPTPKEHVDQLVKNALGALNDFLSLDQETVNNIVHEMVLAGLAKQQVLAKMAIEETGKGIYEDKITKNIFATEYVWHSIKYQKTVGIIEDNEEEDYMIVAEPVGIVAGVTPVTNPTSTTMFKCLTCIKTRNPIIFGFHPSSQQCSKEAAKTLYEAAIKAGAPKNCIQWIEYPSIDATRELMNHPDVSMILATGGSGMVKQAYSCGKPALGVGPGNVPCFIEKTSNLKRAVNDLILSKSFDHGMICASEQAVIIEAPVYAEVVELMKKDGCYFATKEEIKLLEPVVINKETGAVNPAVVGKSPFDIAALAGISIPVNTKILCTELDGVGPQYPLSKEKLSPVLAVLKAQNLEKGLQLCEKMIELGGLGHSSVIHSNDDDVIKTFSARMRTGRILVNSPSTHGAIGDLYNTNMPSLTLGCGSYGGNSTTHNVSAVDLVNYKRVAKRRNNMQWFKVPSKIYFESGSTAYLSKMPNITKAFIVTDPSMTQLGYVSKVLYQLRKRPDYVHSEIFDQVEPDPSLETILKGVEEMNKFKPDVIIALGGGSAIDAAKGMWLFYENPTADFKNMSLKFLDIRKRTYKFPTLGKKAQFVAIPTTSGTGSEVTSFAVISDKQENKKYPLADYELTPDIAIIDPDFVMTVPKKSTAWTGMDVLTHAIEAYISVVASDYTDALAIHAIDLVFKYLKESYDKGAQSPIAREKMHNASTIAGMAFTNAFLGINHSLAHKLGGEYHIPHGCANAILLPHVIRYNGVDCPTKVTSFPKYESYIVGDKIFELMKKLGRNPKNNAEAVEMLAKEVEDLNKHLEIPNNLKEYGIDEKDFLFKLPGLADLAFGDQCTTANPRLPLVSELEDIYLLAYYGKGNIPEKDK encoded by the coding sequence ATGTCTAATAAATTACAACAACCCACACCAAAGGAACATGTTGATCAATTAGTGAAAAACGCACTAGGTGCACTAAATGACTTTTTATCCCTGGATCAAGAGACAGTTAATAATATAGTTCATGAGATGGTCCTTGCAGGACTCGCAAAGCAGCAAGTACTTGCTAAAATGGCAATAGAAGAAACCGGAAAAGGAATCTACGAAGATAAGATTACAAAAAATATTTTTGCAACAGAATATGTATGGCATTCCATCAAATATCAGAAAACAGTTGGTATTATTGAAGATAATGAAGAAGAAGATTACATGATCGTGGCTGAGCCAGTAGGTATCGTTGCCGGTGTTACTCCTGTTACAAATCCCACCTCCACTACCATGTTCAAATGCTTAACTTGTATAAAGACCAGAAACCCGATTATTTTTGGTTTCCATCCCAGTTCCCAGCAATGCTCCAAGGAAGCTGCAAAAACCTTATATGAGGCAGCTATCAAGGCCGGTGCTCCCAAAAACTGTATACAATGGATTGAATATCCTTCCATCGATGCTACCCGAGAACTAATGAATCATCCCGATGTATCTATGATTCTGGCTACCGGCGGATCAGGAATGGTTAAGCAGGCCTATTCCTGCGGAAAGCCTGCCCTTGGTGTAGGACCCGGTAATGTTCCCTGCTTTATTGAAAAAACCTCAAACTTAAAGCGTGCCGTAAATGATCTGATATTATCCAAATCCTTTGATCACGGTATGATCTGTGCTTCCGAGCAGGCCGTAATTATCGAGGCTCCCGTATATGCTGAAGTTGTGGAGCTGATGAAGAAGGATGGCTGCTACTTCGCAACCAAAGAAGAGATTAAGCTCCTGGAGCCTGTGGTAATTAATAAAGAAACCGGTGCTGTTAATCCTGCCGTCGTTGGAAAGTCACCGTTCGATATTGCGGCACTGGCCGGAATTAGTATTCCTGTAAACACCAAGATTTTATGTACGGAGTTAGATGGAGTTGGTCCGCAGTACCCTCTGTCCAAAGAGAAGCTTTCCCCCGTACTCGCAGTTCTTAAGGCTCAAAATCTGGAGAAGGGTCTCCAGCTTTGCGAGAAGATGATTGAGCTTGGCGGTCTGGGCCATTCCTCTGTCATCCATTCCAATGATGATGATGTCATTAAGACCTTCTCGGCTCGAATGAGAACCGGCCGTATCCTTGTAAACTCACCTTCCACGCATGGTGCAATCGGTGATTTATATAATACAAACATGCCCTCTCTTACCTTAGGCTGCGGCTCTTACGGCGGTAATTCTACTACCCATAACGTATCCGCTGTCGATCTGGTAAACTATAAGCGTGTAGCAAAGAGGAGGAATAATATGCAATGGTTCAAGGTACCCAGTAAGATTTATTTTGAGTCCGGTTCAACCGCATATTTATCAAAAATGCCTAACATCACAAAGGCATTTATTGTAACTGACCCATCTATGACACAATTAGGCTATGTCAGCAAGGTATTATATCAATTAAGAAAGCGTCCTGATTATGTACACAGTGAGATTTTCGATCAAGTTGAGCCTGACCCGAGCCTTGAAACTATCCTAAAGGGCGTAGAAGAAATGAATAAGTTCAAACCCGACGTAATTATTGCATTGGGCGGAGGTTCCGCTATTGATGCAGCTAAGGGTATGTGGTTATTCTATGAAAATCCGACTGCAGATTTCAAGAATATGTCCTTGAAGTTTTTGGATATCCGTAAGCGTACCTATAAATTCCCTACCTTGGGTAAAAAGGCACAGTTCGTAGCAATTCCAACTACTTCCGGAACAGGCTCGGAGGTCACCTCCTTTGCCGTTATTTCTGATAAACAAGAAAATAAGAAATATCCTCTGGCGGATTACGAATTGACACCTGACATTGCAATTATAGATCCTGATTTTGTTATGACAGTTCCCAAGAAATCAACCGCTTGGACCGGTATGGATGTTCTGACTCATGCAATTGAGGCATATATCTCAGTGGTAGCATCCGATTATACCGATGCACTGGCCATTCATGCAATTGATTTAGTCTTCAAGTATTTAAAAGAGTCTTATGACAAGGGTGCACAGAGTCCTATCGCACGCGAGAAGATGCATAATGCTTCAACGATTGCAGGTATGGCATTTACCAATGCTTTCCTCGGAATTAACCATTCCCTGGCTCATAAACTGGGCGGCGAATATCATATTCCTCACGGTTGTGCAAATGCAATTCTATTGCCCCATGTAATACGATACAATGGTGTTGATTGTCCCACTAAGGTTACATCCTTCCCGAAATATGAAAGTTATATTGTAGGTGATAAGATTTTTGAATTGATGAAGAAATTAGGAAGGAATCCGAAAAATAATGCTGAAGCCGTAGAAATGCTGGCAAAAGAAGTGGAAGATCTCAATAAGCATTTGGAAATTCCTAATAACTTAAAGGAATACGGCATCGATGAAAAAGACTTCCTCTTCAAACTCCCGGGACTTGCCGATCTGGCCTTCGGTGACCAATGCACAACAGCGAACCCCAGGCTTCCTCTTGTGTCTGAATTAGAGGATATTTACCTCTTGGCATACTATGGCAAAGGCAATATTCCGGAAAAAGATAAATAA
- a CDS encoding oligosaccharide flippase family protein has protein sequence MTIVCPSLSEVKLHLKPLLILFIPTIAVSLYKYMDKIMIGALFNKAELGIYENAEKVINIPLTVITSFGVVMLPKMSNLAISNNKNKTLRYIDISMEFIMYLAFGLAFGLAALGDTFAPVFWGEEFSRSGGIIMGLASTIPFIAFANIIRTQYLIPNFRDHEFIISIIIGAVINLIVNGLLIPQLGAIGAMVGTIVAEVTVCLIQSITVKNQLNIFSYFKWCLIYLMMGGVTFLPVFWIGKILGNHVFTILIQVIIGAVVYIDMGILFFVFTRNRIVLNLLRNLFGRMKL, from the coding sequence GTGACCATTGTATGTCCTTCCCTATCAGAAGTAAAATTGCATTTGAAGCCACTGCTTATACTGTTTATTCCAACTATTGCGGTAAGTCTTTATAAATATATGGACAAGATTATGATAGGGGCTTTGTTCAATAAAGCAGAATTAGGAATCTATGAGAATGCGGAGAAAGTTATTAACATTCCGCTAACGGTAATTACATCGTTCGGCGTTGTGATGCTTCCTAAAATGTCAAACCTTGCTATTTCGAATAACAAGAATAAAACATTAAGATATATAGATATTTCGATGGAATTTATAATGTATCTTGCATTTGGCCTGGCGTTCGGTCTCGCTGCTTTAGGTGATACATTTGCTCCAGTTTTTTGGGGGGAAGAATTTTCCAGATCAGGTGGGATTATAATGGGATTAGCTTCTACCATCCCTTTTATAGCTTTTGCTAATATTATTAGAACACAATATTTAATACCGAATTTCAGAGACCATGAATTTATAATTTCAATTATTATTGGAGCGGTTATAAATTTAATTGTAAACGGACTTCTTATTCCACAACTTGGAGCAATAGGAGCTATGGTTGGAACCATTGTTGCAGAAGTTACTGTTTGCCTAATTCAATCCATAACTGTGAAAAATCAACTTAATATATTTTCTTATTTTAAATGGTGTTTGATTTATTTGATGATGGGTGGTGTGACCTTTTTACCCGTATTTTGGATTGGGAAAATACTTGGAAACCATGTATTTACAATTTTAATACAAGTTATTATAGGCGCTGTTGTATACATAGATATGGGCATTTTGTTTTTTGTTTTCACAAGAAATCGGATTGTACTAAATTTGTTAAGGAACCTATTTGGTAGAATGAAATTATAG
- a CDS encoding ImmA/IrrE family metallo-endopeptidase yields the protein MDSAFIHQVANELVQNVGTRNIKEIARSCSLDISETSRIKDMLGLLSLYFDKPLILINRQLDKQTKQMVCGYALGHYLEHQLLMDLHTLNKFLTIKDKHILLYEHNAFTSHLMLDSDEVYQMTKRGLDAAQISATKRIHLNLVMVKLLELHHLGYDLRHYHAQHHAFIKQFNLPAHFQFDVAAG from the coding sequence ATGGATTCTGCATTTATTCACCAAGTTGCTAATGAACTTGTCCAAAATGTCGGAACTCGCAACATCAAAGAGATCGCGCGCAGTTGCAGTCTGGATATCAGTGAAACTTCTCGCATTAAAGATATGTTAGGTTTACTTTCGCTCTATTTTGATAAGCCTTTGATTCTTATCAATCGCCAGCTGGACAAACAGACAAAGCAGATGGTGTGCGGTTATGCCCTCGGACATTATCTTGAGCATCAGCTTCTTATGGACTTGCATACCCTAAACAAGTTTCTGACCATTAAGGACAAACACATCCTTCTATACGAGCATAACGCTTTTACATCCCACCTGATGCTGGACAGTGATGAAGTCTATCAAATGACGAAGCGTGGGCTGGACGCTGCGCAGATTTCTGCAACGAAGCGGATTCACCTCAATCTGGTGATGGTAAAACTTCTTGAGCTGCATCATCTGGGATACGATCTACGGCACTATCACGCCCAGCACCATGCGTTTATCAAGCAGTTCAATCTACCGGCACATTTTCAGTTTGATGTTGCCGCCGGATGA
- a CDS encoding helix-turn-helix transcriptional regulator, with the protein MKFGAKVRDLRKKNNLTQDELAKCLGVSKRTIIGWERDGRYPRSVEMLEKMADIFHVPLTYLQPDQSLFIERAAEAYGKKGKIEAQHLAFELTELFASGDLTPQDMDGIMYEMHKAYFKYREQKREKERIMNL; encoded by the coding sequence ATGAAATTTGGAGCAAAAGTTCGTGATCTGCGCAAAAAGAACAATCTAACACAAGACGAATTAGCAAAATGCCTCGGAGTCAGCAAGAGAACGATCATCGGGTGGGAGCGGGATGGTCGCTACCCTCGCAGTGTTGAAATGCTCGAAAAGATGGCCGATATATTCCATGTACCTTTGACCTATTTACAGCCGGATCAGTCTTTATTTATCGAACGTGCCGCCGAAGCCTACGGAAAAAAGGGCAAAATAGAAGCCCAGCATCTCGCATTTGAGCTTACTGAGCTATTTGCCAGTGGAGATTTGACCCCGCAGGATATGGACGGCATCATGTATGAAATGCACAAAGCCTATTTTAAGTACCGAGAACAAAAACGAGAAAAGGAACGAATAATGAACCTGTAA